In the genome of Saprospira sp. CCB-QB6, one region contains:
- the dnaB gene encoding replicative DNA helicase gives MNFNKTDQKKNLKSFKQPQGNNAFGKVQPQAPALEEAVLGALMLDKDALAIVIDILSPESFYVERHQHIYKAICKLFEDSNPVDLLTVTEELRKMGKLDAVGGPYQLVELTNRVASSANVEYHARIISQKFIQRELIRVSTETINEAYEDTADVFDLLDKAEQGLFGITEQNLSRGSMGMSTLVNMAIKQFEELSEKEDGLTGVPSGFTALDRVTSGWQPSDLVIVAARPGMGKTSFTLAVAKNAAAQFSSGVAFFSLEMSSVQLVNRIISMQTQISSEKLRKGQLEDYEWQQLYAQVDQLGKMPIFIDDTPGISIFELRAKCRRLKMQHDIQLVIIDYLQLMTAGGGDKNGNREQEISTISRGLKALAKELNVPVIALSQLSRAVETRGGSKRPMLSDLRESGAIEQDADIVTFIYRPEYYDILEDEEGNSLQNIGEIIIAKHRNGSLETVRLRWDGQYALFSNLEDQDFTGLQQAGGNFQLPSNLGGEPSPLSSKMNNDNGSINDIPF, from the coding sequence ATGAATTTTAACAAGACTGACCAAAAGAAAAATCTCAAGAGCTTCAAGCAACCTCAAGGCAATAACGCCTTTGGGAAAGTACAGCCCCAAGCCCCCGCCCTCGAAGAGGCCGTCTTGGGCGCACTCATGCTCGATAAAGATGCCCTGGCCATCGTCATCGATATCCTTTCTCCCGAAAGCTTCTATGTCGAACGCCACCAACATATTTATAAGGCCATCTGCAAACTCTTTGAAGATAGTAATCCCGTCGATTTGCTGACCGTTACCGAAGAGCTCCGCAAAATGGGCAAACTAGATGCCGTGGGCGGCCCCTACCAATTAGTAGAACTCACCAACCGCGTAGCCTCTTCCGCCAACGTGGAATATCACGCCCGCATCATTTCCCAAAAGTTCATCCAAAGGGAGCTCATTCGGGTGTCTACAGAAACCATCAATGAGGCCTATGAAGATACCGCCGATGTATTCGACCTCCTCGATAAGGCCGAACAAGGCCTCTTTGGCATTACCGAACAAAACCTCAGCAGAGGCTCTATGGGCATGAGTACCCTGGTCAATATGGCCATCAAACAATTCGAGGAGCTATCAGAAAAGGAAGATGGACTCACGGGTGTCCCTTCTGGCTTTACCGCCCTGGACCGAGTAACCTCTGGTTGGCAACCCAGTGATTTGGTCATCGTTGCCGCCCGTCCAGGTATGGGTAAAACTAGTTTCACCCTAGCTGTAGCCAAAAATGCAGCCGCACAATTTAGCTCAGGGGTCGCCTTTTTCTCTTTAGAGATGTCTAGCGTCCAACTAGTCAACCGGATTATTTCGATGCAAACCCAAATCTCTTCCGAAAAACTCCGTAAAGGCCAACTCGAAGATTATGAATGGCAACAACTCTATGCTCAGGTAGACCAATTGGGCAAAATGCCCATCTTTATTGATGATACCCCAGGCATTAGCATCTTTGAACTGCGCGCCAAATGCCGCCGCCTCAAAATGCAACACGATATCCAACTCGTTATTATTGACTACCTCCAACTAATGACCGCAGGCGGTGGCGATAAAAACGGAAACCGAGAACAAGAGATTTCAACCATCTCTCGTGGACTCAAGGCCCTGGCCAAAGAACTCAATGTGCCCGTTATCGCCCTCTCGCAGCTGAGCCGTGCCGTAGAAACCCGTGGCGGTTCCAAACGCCCCATGCTTTCTGACCTTCGGGAATCTGGTGCCATCGAGCAAGATGCCGATATCGTGACCTTTATCTATCGTCCAGAATATTACGATATCCTAGAAGATGAAGAAGGCAACTCACTTCAAAATATTGGCGAAATTATCATCGCTAAACACCGTAATGGTTCGCTAGAAACCGTTCGCCTACGCTGGGATGGCCAATACGCCCTCTTCTCTAATCTGGAAGATCAAGACTTTACTGGCCTACAACAAGCTGGCGGCAATTTCCAATTGCCCTCCAACCTAGGCGGCGAACCCAGCCCCCTTTCCTCTAAAATGAATAATGACAACGGCAGCATAAATGATATCCCCTTCTAA
- a CDS encoding PorP/SprF family type IX secretion system membrane protein: MKILKPILLFCILASWGQLQAQDVHFSMFDMSPVNLNPAYTGFYEGTFRVGGIYRSQWQGLGTNSTLPQGATGNAYPTSFSGYQTPSAFIDAPLIGIKGKDKFGPAKHWFGAGINFYNDQVSYLSTLKAELALAFHAGLGARGNTRLSFGFKGGIIQQSVGDASDYTFENDITGGTAETFASGTASGMDFSAGLMLSHVAAGWNIEAGVAYNHLNSPELTITNDVYSLPSNIIGSVRSNISLTRKLSVRPMAFVQYMDAAFEANLQALAAIHFNDTKDFNLLAGAGYRLSDAAFARLGLEYRGLSFGVAYDFNLSGLSNSNYSGNNLRGQGFELGLTYIAKIYRTPVVKEILFNPRF, from the coding sequence ATGAAAATTTTAAAACCTATACTCCTTTTTTGCATCCTCGCAAGCTGGGGGCAACTGCAGGCGCAGGACGTTCACTTTAGTATGTTCGACATGTCGCCAGTGAACCTCAACCCTGCCTATACGGGCTTTTACGAGGGGACCTTCCGTGTGGGAGGAATCTATCGTAGCCAATGGCAAGGTTTGGGCACCAACAGTACGCTACCTCAGGGCGCCACAGGCAATGCATACCCTACCTCTTTTTCGGGCTATCAAACGCCTTCTGCCTTTATTGATGCCCCTTTGATTGGGATCAAGGGAAAAGACAAATTTGGTCCCGCTAAACATTGGTTTGGTGCTGGAATTAACTTCTATAACGATCAAGTTTCTTATTTGTCGACCCTCAAAGCAGAATTGGCCCTAGCTTTTCATGCTGGCCTTGGCGCTCGAGGCAACACTCGCCTCTCTTTTGGCTTTAAAGGGGGAATTATCCAACAGTCTGTTGGCGACGCTAGCGACTATACCTTTGAAAATGATATCACTGGAGGTACTGCCGAAACTTTTGCTAGCGGAACTGCTAGCGGAATGGATTTCTCTGCAGGTTTGATGCTTTCTCATGTGGCCGCTGGTTGGAATATCGAGGCGGGCGTGGCTTATAACCACCTCAACTCTCCCGAATTGACGATCACTAACGATGTCTATAGCTTGCCTTCTAATATCATCGGTAGCGTTCGCTCTAATATTAGCCTAACGCGCAAGTTGTCTGTTCGCCCTATGGCTTTTGTTCAGTACATGGACGCTGCTTTTGAGGCCAACCTTCAAGCACTTGCCGCTATCCACTTCAATGATACTAAGGACTTCAATCTATTGGCAGGTGCTGGTTACCGCCTCTCGGATGCTGCCTTTGCTCGCCTTGGCCTAGAATATCGCGGCCTTTCTTTTGGTGTAGCCTATGACTTTAACCTTTCTGGTTTGTCTAACAGCAACTATAGCGGCAACAATCTTCGTGGCCAAGGCTTCGAGTTGGGCCTTACTTATATCGCCAAAATTTACAGAACACCTGTGGTCAAAGAAATTCTCTTTAACCCTCGTTTCTAA